In a single window of the Cygnus olor isolate bCygOlo1 chromosome 5, bCygOlo1.pri.v2, whole genome shotgun sequence genome:
- the VPS51 gene encoding vacuolar protein sorting-associated protein 51 homolog isoform X1 gives MADGEAAGTGTEIGTGTETETGTGTGSSWRRPHGPLQRYYGLPAAEAAEAAPDPIDINGPHFDPEVFLAKVRSECPLGQLLAREAALGREIRALDSDMQTLLYENYNKFISATDTIRKMKVDFRRMEAEMDDLAANMAAISTSSARVSAALQDRHRRGAQLAGVQTLLRKLQSLVEVPGRLRRWAAPGADPARALHCYARARAVLRHYRHLPSFRAIEDESHAIMADLAQRLRARLRDDTLDPKELTECVEMLLQLEEPPEELCEEFLSHAGARLETELAALEAELPPADPSGAAATPPPASDILDFVDRGSSAFVGNLCLLAASYRSLFEGCPGVGDGRLEAFAAALTARYFELLERRLALERGLGDTSLLVRALDRFHRRLRALLELLPTAGAEAGAALVARAAGERVARYLRALQTFFLGCLGDVRQALAAPRPPGKEGPGLPDLLATLASSVLGQLKAVLAYVQLFTAKDVAFASLPYFKGEFCVEAVREGLVVAFVRWLCRTARGFADSPAERGAPAAPPALLLLLARLCLDYEATTISYILTLTDEQFPPEDTGPAVTPGPALCAEARGAAQRLLDHYVQVQGAAVAQMLRKSVETRDWLGTVEPRNVRAVMKRVVEDITAIDVQVGQLFEEGVRRAQSSDSSRRAFSVYSSSRAPGRYAPSYTPSAPMDTHLLSNIQKLFSERIDIFSPVEFNKVSVLTGIIKISLKTLLECVRLRTLGRFGLQQVQVDSHYLQLYLWRFAADERVVQGLLDEVAASAAHRCLDPVPMEHSVVELICERG, from the exons ATGGCGGacggggaggcggcggggacCGGCACCGAGATCGGGACCGGCACCGAGACCGAGACCGGCACCGGCACGGGCTCCTCCTGGCGCCGGCCTCATGGCCCGCTCCAGCGCTACTACGGGCTGCCCGCCGCCGAGGCAGCGGAGGCCGCCCCGGACCCCATCGACATCAACGGGCCTCACTTTGACCCGGAAGTTTTCCTCGCTAAG GTGCGCAGCGAGTGCCCCCTGGGGCAGTTGTTGGCCCGCGAAGCTGCGCTGGGGCGGGAGATCCGCGCTCTCGACAGCGACATGCAGACGCTGCTCTACGAGAACTATAACAAGTTCATTTCTGCCACAG ACACTATCCGAAAGATGAAGGTCGATTTCCGGCGCATGGAGGCAGAGATGGATGACTTGGCTGCCAACATGGCAGCCATCAGCACCTCCAGTGCCCGTGTCAGCGCGGCGCTGCAGGACCGTCACCGCCGTGGTGCCCAGCTGGCTG GCGTGCAGACGCTCTTGCGGAAGCTGCAGTCCCTCGTGGAGGTGCCGGGGCGGCTGCGGCGCTGGGCGGCACCGGGGGCAGATCCTGCGCGGGCCCTGCACTGCTACGCCCGCGCCCGGGCCGTGCTGCGCCACTACCGCCACCTGCCTTCGTTCCGTGCCATCGAGGACGAGAGCCACGCCATCATGGCCGACCTGGCCCAGCGCCTCCGGGCACGCCTCCG GGACGACACCTTGGACCCCAAGGAGCTCACAGAATGTgtggagatgctgctgcagctggaggagccgCCCGAGGAGCTGTGCGAGGAGTTCCTGAGCCATGCCGGTGCTCGCCTTGAGACCGAGCTGGCGGCGCTGGAGGCTGAGCTGCCCCCAGCCGATCCCTCCGGCGCTGCTGCCACTCCTCCCCCAGCCTCCGACATCCTGGACTTCGTTGACCGCGGCAGCTCGGCCTTCgtgggcaacctgtgcctgCTCGCAGCCTCGTACCGCAGCCTCTTCGAGGGGTGCCCAGGGGTGGGGGACGGCCGCCTGGAGGCCTTTGCCGCTGCCCTCACCGCCCGCTACTTTGAGCTGCTGGAGCGGCGCCTGGCCCTGGAGCGGGGCCTGGGTGACACCTCCCTGCTGGTGCGGGCGCTCGACCGCTTCCACCGCCGCCTCCGTGCCCTCCTCgagctgctgcccacagccGGGGCTGAAGCAGGCGCCGCACTGGTGGCCCGGGCAGCGGGCGAGCGGGTGGCCCGCTACTTGCGGGCGCTGCAGACCTTCTTCCTGGGGTGCCTGGGTGACGTGCGCCAGGCGCTGGCTGCTCCCCGGCCACCCGGCAAAGAGGGCCCTGGGCTCCCCGACCTCCTGGCCACGCTGGCCTCCTCTGTTCTCGGCCAGCTCAAGGCTGTCCTGGCCTACGTGCAGCTCTTCACCGCCAAAGATGTGGCCTTCGCCAGCTTGCCCTACTTCaag GGGGAGTTCTGCGTAGAGGCGGTGCGTGAAGGGCTGGTGGTGGCCTTCGTGCGCTGGCTCTGCCGCACCGCCCGGGGCTTTGCCGACAGCCCCGCAGAGCGGGGagcccccgcagcacccccggcactgctgctgctcctcgccCGCCTCTGCCTCGACTACGAGGCCACCACCATCAGCTACATCCTCACTCTTACCGACGAGCAGTTTCCTCCTGAG GACACCGGGCCAGCGGTGACGCCAGGGCCGGCGCTGTGTGCGGAGGCTCGGGGGGCGGCGCAGCGGCTGCTCGACCACTACGTGCAGGTGCAGGGGGCTGCGGTGGCGCAGATGCTGCGGAAGAGCGTGGAGACACGCGACTGGTTGGGCACCGTCGAGCCCCGCAACGTCCGCGCCGTCATGAAGCGCGTGGTCGAGGACATCACTGCCATCGACGTCCAG GTGGGGCAGCTCTTCGAGGAGGGGGTGCGGCGGGCGCAGAGCAGCGACTCGAGCCGGCGCGCCTTCTCCGTCTACAGCAGCTCGCGGGCGCCTGGGCGCTACGCCCCCAGCTACACCCCCAG TGCCCCGATGGACACCCACCTGCTCAGCAACATCCAGAAGCTCTTCTCCGAACGCATCGACATCTTCAGCCCTGTCGAGTTCAACAAG GTGTCAGTGCTGACGGGGATCATCAAGATCAGCCTGAAGACGCTGCTGGAGTGCGTGCGGCTGCGGACGTTGGGGCGCTTCGGGCTGCAGCAGGTGCAGGTGGACAGCCACTACCTGCAGCTCTACCTCTGGCGCTTTGCCGCTGATGAGCGCGtggtgcaggggctgctggaCGAGGTGGCCGCCAGCGCTGCCCACCGCTGCCTCGACCCTGTCCCCATGGAGCACAGCGTCGTCGAGCTCATCTGCGAGCGTGGGTAG
- the VPS51 gene encoding vacuolar protein sorting-associated protein 51 homolog isoform X2 — MADGEAAGTGTEIGTGTETETGTGTGSSWRRPHGPLQRYYGLPAAEAAEAAPDPIDINGPHFDPEVFLAKVRSECPLGQLLAREAALGREIRALDSDMQTLLYENYNKFISATDTIRKMKVDFRRMEAEMDDLAANMAAISTSSARVSAALQDRHRRGAQLAGVQTLLRKLQSLVEVPGRLRRWAAPGADPARALHCYARARAVLRHYRHLPSFRAIEDESHAIMADLAQRLRARLRDDTLDPKELTECVEMLLQLEEPPEELCEEFLSHAGARLETELAALEAELPPADPSGAAATPPPASDILDFVDRGSSAFVGNLCLLAASYRSLFEGCPGVGDGRLEAFAAALTARYFELLERRLALERGLGDTSLLVRALDRFHRRLRALLELLPTAGAEAGAALVARAAGERVARYLRALQTFFLGCLGDVRQALAAPRPPGKEGPGLPDLLATLASSVLGQLKAVLAYVQLFTAKDVAFASLPYFKGEFCVEAVREGLVVAFVRWLCRTARGFADSPAERGAPAAPPALLLLLARLCLDYEATTISYILTLTDEQFPPECPDGHPPAQQHPEALLRTHRHLQPCRVQQGVSADGDHQDQPEDAAGVRAAADVGALRAAAGAGGQPLPAALPLALCR, encoded by the exons ATGGCGGacggggaggcggcggggacCGGCACCGAGATCGGGACCGGCACCGAGACCGAGACCGGCACCGGCACGGGCTCCTCCTGGCGCCGGCCTCATGGCCCGCTCCAGCGCTACTACGGGCTGCCCGCCGCCGAGGCAGCGGAGGCCGCCCCGGACCCCATCGACATCAACGGGCCTCACTTTGACCCGGAAGTTTTCCTCGCTAAG GTGCGCAGCGAGTGCCCCCTGGGGCAGTTGTTGGCCCGCGAAGCTGCGCTGGGGCGGGAGATCCGCGCTCTCGACAGCGACATGCAGACGCTGCTCTACGAGAACTATAACAAGTTCATTTCTGCCACAG ACACTATCCGAAAGATGAAGGTCGATTTCCGGCGCATGGAGGCAGAGATGGATGACTTGGCTGCCAACATGGCAGCCATCAGCACCTCCAGTGCCCGTGTCAGCGCGGCGCTGCAGGACCGTCACCGCCGTGGTGCCCAGCTGGCTG GCGTGCAGACGCTCTTGCGGAAGCTGCAGTCCCTCGTGGAGGTGCCGGGGCGGCTGCGGCGCTGGGCGGCACCGGGGGCAGATCCTGCGCGGGCCCTGCACTGCTACGCCCGCGCCCGGGCCGTGCTGCGCCACTACCGCCACCTGCCTTCGTTCCGTGCCATCGAGGACGAGAGCCACGCCATCATGGCCGACCTGGCCCAGCGCCTCCGGGCACGCCTCCG GGACGACACCTTGGACCCCAAGGAGCTCACAGAATGTgtggagatgctgctgcagctggaggagccgCCCGAGGAGCTGTGCGAGGAGTTCCTGAGCCATGCCGGTGCTCGCCTTGAGACCGAGCTGGCGGCGCTGGAGGCTGAGCTGCCCCCAGCCGATCCCTCCGGCGCTGCTGCCACTCCTCCCCCAGCCTCCGACATCCTGGACTTCGTTGACCGCGGCAGCTCGGCCTTCgtgggcaacctgtgcctgCTCGCAGCCTCGTACCGCAGCCTCTTCGAGGGGTGCCCAGGGGTGGGGGACGGCCGCCTGGAGGCCTTTGCCGCTGCCCTCACCGCCCGCTACTTTGAGCTGCTGGAGCGGCGCCTGGCCCTGGAGCGGGGCCTGGGTGACACCTCCCTGCTGGTGCGGGCGCTCGACCGCTTCCACCGCCGCCTCCGTGCCCTCCTCgagctgctgcccacagccGGGGCTGAAGCAGGCGCCGCACTGGTGGCCCGGGCAGCGGGCGAGCGGGTGGCCCGCTACTTGCGGGCGCTGCAGACCTTCTTCCTGGGGTGCCTGGGTGACGTGCGCCAGGCGCTGGCTGCTCCCCGGCCACCCGGCAAAGAGGGCCCTGGGCTCCCCGACCTCCTGGCCACGCTGGCCTCCTCTGTTCTCGGCCAGCTCAAGGCTGTCCTGGCCTACGTGCAGCTCTTCACCGCCAAAGATGTGGCCTTCGCCAGCTTGCCCTACTTCaag GGGGAGTTCTGCGTAGAGGCGGTGCGTGAAGGGCTGGTGGTGGCCTTCGTGCGCTGGCTCTGCCGCACCGCCCGGGGCTTTGCCGACAGCCCCGCAGAGCGGGGagcccccgcagcacccccggcactgctgctgctcctcgccCGCCTCTGCCTCGACTACGAGGCCACCACCATCAGCTACATCCTCACTCTTACCGACGAGCAGTTTCCTCCTGAG TGCCCCGATGGACACCCACCTGCTCAGCAACATCCAGAAGCTCTTCTCCGAACGCATCGACATCTTCAGCCCTGTCGAGTTCAACAAG GTGTCAGTGCTGACGGGGATCATCAAGATCAGCCTGAAGACGCTGCTGGAGTGCGTGCGGCTGCGGACGTTGGGGCGCTTCGGGCTGCAGCAGGTGCAGGTGGACAGCCACTACCTGCAGCTCTACCTCTGGCGCTTTGCCGCTGA
- the LOC121070664 gene encoding outer dense fiber protein 3-like, producing the protein MTVRYRFLLVGVHDPNSSETTAPDQAEEALEAPTSMDGAFVGTWRPHRPRGPIMAQFTSPGPKYSIPGATGFVGHSPTKSRAPAYTCRGTKPPMTGSCGPGPQYLVEPAITRTGKYVPPGTHIRGLPKINTTVTPGPSDYFMETSNKHVFKCPPVQSMAFRHEAVKRDHPPGPGTYTLPRLMGPNTAYTTASPCYSMKWKSKHDRFDADLSKTPGPAAFPKIEVDAYKRRAPVYTMGAQTKLGGDRTVKPGPADYCTGKVTLIKPRAPETTFGIRHSIYTTPLIVE; encoded by the exons ATGACAGTGCGCTACAGGTTTTTACTGGTTGGGGTGCACGATCCAAATAGTTCAGAGACCACGGCTCCAGACCAAGCCGAGGAG GCTTTGGAGGCACCCACCAGCATGGACGGAGCCTTTGTGGGGACGTGGAGACCTCACCGCCCACGCGGCCCAATCATGGCCCAGTTCACCAGCCCTGGGCCCAAGTACTCCATCCCAGGGGCAACAG GTTTCGTGGGCCACAGTCCCACCAAAAGCCGAGCCCCTGCTTACACCTGCAGAGGGACCAAACCGCCCATGACAGGCAGCTGCGGTCCTGGTCCCCAGTACCTTGTGGAGCCTGCCATCACCAGGACTGGGAAGTATGTGCCTCCAGGCACCCACATCCGGGGACTTCCCAAAATAAACACCACGGTGACACCCGGACCAA GCGATTACTTCATGGAGACGTCCAACAAGCACGTCTTTAAGTGCCCGCCTGTGCAGTCCATGGCCTTCCGGCATGAGGCTGTCAAAAGAGACCACCCTCCAG GCCCTGGCACCTACACCTTACCCAGGCTGATGGGACCCAACACAGCCTACACAACTGCCAGCCCGTGCTACTCCATGAAATGGAAGAGCAAGCACGATCGCTTCGATGCGGACCTCTCTAAG ACTCCAGGTCCCGCCGCATTCCCAAAGATTGAGGTGGATGCCTACAAAAGAAGGGCACCCGTCTACACCATGGGAGCCCAAACCAAACTTGGAGGGGACAGAACGGTAAAGCCTGGGCCCGCGGACTACTGCACAGGAAAG GTGACGCTGATCAAGCCCCGGGCACCTGAAACCACTTTTGGAATCCGGCACTCCATCTACACAACTCCGCTCATAGTGGAATAA
- the LOC121070666 gene encoding outer dense fiber protein 3-like yields the protein MTVRYRFLPVGVHDPNSSETTAPDLAEEALEAPTSMDGAFVGTWRPHRPRGPIMAQFTSPGPKYSIPGATGFVGHSPTKSRAPAYTCRGTKPPMTGSCGPGPQYLVEPAITRTGKYVPPGTHIRGLPKINTTVTPGPSDYFMETSNKHVFKCPPVQSMAFRHEAVKRDHPPGPGTYTLPRLMGPNTAYTTASPCYSMKWKSKHDRFDADLSKTPGPAAFPKIEVDAYKRRAPVYTMGAQTKLGGDRTVKPGPADYCTGKVTLIKPRAPETTFGIRHSIYTTPLIVE from the exons ATGACAGTGCGCTACAGGTTTTTACCGGTTGGGGTGCACGATCCAAATAGTTCAGAGACCACAGCTCCAGACCTAGCCGAGGAG GCTTTGGAGGCACCCACCAGCATGGACGGAGCCTTTGTGGGGACGTGGAGACCTCACCGCCCACGCGGCCCAATCATGGCCCAGTTCACCAGCCCTGGGCCCAAGTACTCCATCCCAGGGGCAACAG GTTTCGTGGGCCACAGTCCCACCAAAAGCCGAGCCCCTGCTTACACCTGCAGAGGGACCAAACCGCCCATGACAGGCAGCTGCGGTCCTGGTCCCCAGTACCTTGTGGAGCCTGCCATCACCAGGACTGGGAAGTATGTGCCTCCAGGCACCCACATCCGGGGACTTCCCAAAATAAACACCACGGTGACACCCGGACCAA GCGATTACTTCATGGAGACGTCCAACAAGCACGTCTTTAAGTGCCCGCCTGTGCAGTCCATGGCCTTCCGGCATGAGGCTGTCAAAAGAGACCACCCTCCAG GCCCTGGCACCTACACCTTACCCAGGCTGATGGGACCCAACACAGCCTACACAACTGCCAGCCCGTGCTACTCCATGAAATGGAAGAGCAAGCACGATCGCTTCGATGCGGACCTCTCTAAG ACTCCAGGTCCCGCCGCATTCCCAAAGATTGAGGTGGATGCCTACAAAAGAAGGGCACCCGTCTACACCATGGGAGCCCAAACCAAACTTGGAGGGGACAGAACGGTAAAGCCTGGGCCCGCGGACTACTGCACAGGAAAG GTGACGCTGATCAAGCCCCGGGCACCTGAAACCACTTTTGGAATCCGGCACTCCATCTACACAACTCCGCTCATAGTGGAATAA
- the LOC121070667 gene encoding outer dense fiber protein 3-like: protein MTVRYRFLPVGVHDPNSSETTAPDLAEEALEAPTSMDGAFVGTWRPHRPRGPIMAQFTSPGPKYSIPGATGFVGHSPTKSRAPAYTCRGTKPPMTGSCGPGPQYLVEPAITRTGKYVPPGTHIRGLPKIKTTVTPGPSDYFMETSNKHVFKCPPVQSMAFRHEAVKRDHPPGPGTYTLPRLMGPNTAYTTASPCYSMKWKSKHDRFDADLSKTPGPAAFPKIEVDAYKRRAPVYTMGAQTKLGGDRTVKPGPADYCTGKVTLIKPRAPETTFGIRHSIYTTPLIVE, encoded by the exons ATGACAGTGCGCTACAGGTTTTTACCGGTTGGGGTGCACGATCCAAATAGTTCAGAGACCACAGCTCCAGACCTAGCCGAGGAG GCTTTGGAGGCACCCACCAGCATGGACGGAGCCTTTGTGGGGACGTGGAGACCTCACCGCCCACGCGGCCCAATCATGGCCCAGTTCACCAGCCCTGGGCCCAAGTACTCCATCCCAGGGGCAACAG GTTTCGTGGGCCACAGTCCCACCAAAAGCCGAGCCCCTGCTTACACCTGCAGAGGGACCAAACCGCCCATGACAGGCAGCTGCGGTCCTGGTCCCCAGTACCTTGTGGAGCCTGCCATCACCAGGACTGGGAAGTATGTGCCTCCAGGCACCCACATCCGGGGacttcccaaaataaaaaccacGGTGACACCCGGACCAA GCGATTACTTCATGGAGACGTCCAACAAGCACGTCTTTAAGTGCCCGCCTGTGCAGTCCATGGCCTTCCGGCATGAGGCTGTCAAAAGAGACCACCCTCCAG GCCCTGGCACCTACACCTTACCCAGGCTGATGGGACCCAACACAGCCTACACAACTGCCAGCCCGTGCTACTCCATGAAATGGAAGAGCAAGCACGATCGCTTCGATGCGGACCTCTCTAAG ACTCCAGGTCCCGCCGCATTCCCAAAGATTGAGGTGGATGCCTACAAAAGAAGGGCACCCGTCTACACCATGGGAGCCCAAACCAAACTTGGAGGGGACAGAACGGTAAAGCCTGGGCCCGCGGACTACTGCACAGGAAAG GTGACGCTGATCAAGCCCCGGGCACCTGAAACCACTTTTGGAATCCGGCACTCCATCTACACAACTCCGCTCATAGTGGAATAA